The Plasmodium vivax chromosome 12, whole genome shotgun sequence genomic interval TTGAAGTACCTACCTATATCttactttttttcgccttttttttcgccttttttttgggtttttttttctccttcctttttattaacatgCATTGTAGTGTCCTATTGACGCAAGCTattgattaatttttttctttttcgtttcctccgcttcttccgcttcttccgtttcctccgcttctcccgcctctcccgcttctcccgcttctcccgcttctcccgcttctgcacctctttcccttttttcaaaatgaataatcactaatttttaaaagtttctCCTTTAATGTTTGTTGCGTAAATAATTGAAcgatttaaatttttctttttttccgccaTTTTTAGAAAACGCCTCTGCCTACTGCAAGGGGGGCAGCACGTGCACTCGGTTCTGCCCAGTGTTACCATCGAATGTGCTTGCATCCCAATTTAGGGTACCCCAGCGGAATGCCCTACATTTTCTCCTCTCTTGGAATGAACCTGGGCGCGGGCAAACGGGGGCGCAATTGCATCGCTGTCCACCCTGCGGAGGGAAGCAGTCCATTCTGTAACAGAGCACTTTTGCggcatcataatttttttctccttttttttaaaagtttaaatggtattttttttaaaattcaaattatgaatagtagatcacaaaaaaaagggggcagcaTGGAATGGGTTAAAAGGGGCAACATGGAAGGGgttaaaagggggcaaatgCAATGGACTGAACGTACCGGTACGAATGGAAGTGGCGTAAACGGGTGTGCCTACAAACTGTCATGAAATCAGCACACCCAAGTGTAGCGCACGGAGTGGAAACGTCTACGGTGAGACATGTATCCACGCACGCATACACAGGGGCGTCTTTTAACTTTCTCGTGGAATCTTGCGAGAAGAATATCCCGCTTTGGGCACACCAgttaaacttaaaaaaaaattctacaaAATGGACCTTCCTCCTTTCACAGTTGTAGAGTAGACGTGGGCTCTTCTCACGGAGAAATCGATCCATTCACGAATTGGGTCCTCAAACATGTCGCGGCGTCGTCTTCGTGGCTCTCTCTCCcgtttttctcattttatttttctttttttccaactgCGCTTCACTTCCTCtacgtacatgtacacatatagCGGCAACGCCCCCGTGAACTTTCCCCCCGTGGGCACATCCACGGAGGagcattgtaaaaaattgctaGCACGAAAACGCCatggaatttaaaaaaaaaaaaaagaataattgCTTACGCGATGAAATTAATTCCaatgagggagaaaaaagtgaaatatataaagctaaattaaaaaggtaaatcTGACGAATTGCCTCTTCGAAACAAGTTCTTGATGTACGTGAACAAAGTCATTAGCAACATTTTAATTGCCCCTGACCCGCCTGCACAGAAGGGGAGAATGGgagggaatgaaaaaaaaaaaaaaaaagtggcatttttaaattaaaaaaatgtgagaacAAACCAACAGTGCTGCTTCTCATTCGGGATGAGCACCAACTGGCGTGTCACTTCCGATGGAGCAGACAAACGAGCTACCACATACACCCCCTTTTACGTACCTGGTATGTACGACACTATAAAAGAAATGAGGGCGAACACTTGCACAACGGATGTGATCAGAgcctgcaaaaaaattggggattTTTGGAGACATCAGTAGGGAGGTTAAGCTACAAATGCAATGTTACGGCGTGGGTACTTCCTAACAACGGTGCCCACTTCCCatggggggtaaaaaaaaacggtctCCTTCAACGTACCAATAAGTATAAGGGCTTAATGACGGTGAAGTAGAGCGTGGAGAGGAGGGACAAAATGTAGGCCGCGGTGAATGGGAGGCtacggggagaaaaaaaaatcacacaaATGTTACATACGCACGTGGTGAGGTGAGCATGGGAATGATACACATGGGCAAGCAGCTCTGCCCAGCAGGCACTCTTGCCGCTAGGCTCCTCGCCGCTGATCAGTCCTACCGGTTCTTCTCCATCAAGTGGTAGTACAGACTCGAGAAGCCCTTGAGGAAGGCCAGCGAGGTGACGAAGCAGATGGAGGacaaggtgaagaagaagccaaaCTGCCTCGGCGTGATTACAATCATGGGCAGGGTAAAGAAAGACAAGATGAGGAACAAAATGCTCACTCCAAAGAACAAGCAAAAGAGAGGGAAATTCTTATAAGACAAGACAGTGGtaaaggcgaaaaaggaattcGGTTCATTCTCTCTACTTTGGCTATTAAACAGAGGGAAATTAGAAAACATAGAACCCGTTTCTGCAGTGGTTGAATTGGATACTATTGATGGGGCATTATTTAGATTCGTTTTTTCCAGCgtcttttttattcccttttgTATATTCTCTGCTCCCTTTTTGGATAAACTGATTGCCTTTTGTATGAgccccttttcttcttcatttgcgGAGCCGTCGATGGACCCTCTCAAAAACTCCCGGTTGATGTTTTGGAAGTCATTATTCTCGAAGAAGGACAGGCCGTCGAAGTTGTTCTCGCCCCCCATGGTGCGTCGCGCTGGTGGCTTCTCTCGGTTCAACAGGTGTGTTAGAGATGCTTGTATCGATTGTGTCGCTTATATCGCTTATATCGCTTATATCGCTTGTATCGCTTGTATCGCTTGTGCTGATGGGCGAGGGGGGCgctcaaaaagggggtagtCTGCTCGTCTTGCGTAACTAGCAAAGGCGCAACTCCTCGCGCAACTGCTCAGTCGTAGCTACTCGGGAAGGGCGCCAACGTGTTAGCGGCGGGGTAGGAGGCTGACTTAATAAATCACTTCTCAGTCGACGACGTGCTAAGTAGGGCACGTTTGCACTTGTTCTTATACGTACGTGTGACACTGCCACGCGTAGCTGTGCGGAAAAGGCACGAATTAGTTCGCCCCGTTCGGCAAAATGTCGTGAAGCGCGCGGAAGAAGATAAATGGAGAATATAATACGATTAACGGATTgtaagagggaaaaaaaaaagtaactgGGGAAGGGGGGATGCAATTCTGTTGGGCCCCtactattatatatatgtatatatatatatatatatatgtattttttttttttttttttttttttccctttatctCGTATGaccccaaatgggcagcCAACCTCAACACGAACGGTTAGTTCAAACCAAGCAACCGCTCAACTGCGGCGGACGGGGGGAAACAATAATTTAAGTAGACGTGCAGCAGGGCGGACAATGCCGTTATCAAGGCAAATTTGgcacgcaggggggggggaagtacaACGCGTACATGCATAAGGGTTACATACGTAAGCGCATATGTAAAGATATGCATACAAAGAGTTTGCAAGTCGCGCGCGTACAATTGCTCCCTTCGCAAAGGCAAAGCTGCGAAAGAGGCGAGCAgtcggggggggaaatggcGTAAAGCGGCGTAAAAGCGGCGTAAAAGTAGCGCAAAAATCGCGTAAAAATCGCGTACATAACATGCGTACATAATACATGCGTAGTATACGCGCGAGGTACCCCTCTGCGGGAAAAACACTGTTCAGGAAAAATCGTCTGAAAGTTAACAATGACTcagttttatatatgtttaacCGTGCGCGCGCGCGCTCAatgagtaatttttttttttttctccttcctgggccgtttgcaaaaaattgctgCCGCGGCGATGGTGCGATAGAGCCAAAAATGCATACAAAATAAacgtatattattatattattattttgctatATATGCGTTAAACCATATTACTCATTATACATGCATATCTCGCCAGTACATGCTTCGACGTGggaggggaggagaaaacgaaagccattaaaaaaaaaaaagtaataacgCCCTGTTTCGCGCTGCGCCAGGCAATAAtacgcgtaaaaaaaaaacccgtaagaagaaaaataaaatacgcAATATGCCATGTTGGGGATACGCCGCCGCGGACAATTTTTCCGAGCCgaaggggcagaaaaaaaaaaaaaaaaaaaaaaacataaatacatAGTATAGCACATACTACGTGCTTACAGACGATGCGTTTTTTTCGAATTAAAGACCCAGTTAAAGGAAAGCGCgcgaagtttttttttttttccattttaaccTATACGTATGTTGCCTTCCCCAAGGGGTTGCcccaaattgaaaaaagaaaaaaaaacgaacggcTTACAGTTCGGGAAAGGATTGTTTATAGTAGGAGTGTTAATCACACATACCGCGCGGGGAGCAAATGCATGTGCTTACCTACATGTCTGTCCCTGTGCGATGGCAAAACAATCTCGTAACGAAGGAACCAATTTTGAGGCATTTcattgttcccctttttaaacgCCTCCCACGTGAACCATCGCGCATTGTGCCATATTGGATGTACCTGCATACGCCTTACGCTTCGGAAAGAGGCGGcactggggggaagaagccttCCCAGGCCATCCCTCCCATttgagtaaaaaataaaatagacaAAGGGAAGACGCGCCACTGTTGACTGCATTTACGTAGGGAAGGGCCCAGTGGGGCGGAGAACAAATCCTGTTGCATCCTTCCCCTCACTCCTCGACGCTACAGaggaaaaccaaaaaaaaacaaaaaaacaaaaaaccaaaaaaccagaaaaacaaaattccCGTGACATTTAATGCTACATAGCCGATCTGGTGAAAACGAAAACACCTTTTTAACACGCCAAATTTCTGCCATTCCAATTTAGCGCCCCTTCCCTGGTCACATATGACTAACACGTACAGCTATGCGAGGAAGGGGGGGGTGATCGTacccttttatttatttccatTCGCCAAATGAGCCCTCTGAAAAACCTGAAAAAGGCGcgcacacatatacatatatatatgtatctacgtatgtatgcatgtatacaCTACATAAATGTGCGTACAAACCCTGGGGctataaaaaggggaaccacTTCACGTTAGCAAAAAACCTGTGCATCCTCCTAAGGCCGTAAGACATATGCGCTTGCCACTCTGCGCGGTTCGCGCGGCTGCCTAAATTAATCTGAGCCCAATTGGTAGAAGTGGTGATGGTGGTGGTGACGGTGGCATGGATGCTCAATctataaaaagggggaaatgggCGGG includes:
- a CDS encoding hypothetical protein, conserved (encoded by transcript PVX_116780A), coding for MGGENNFDGLSFFENNDFQNINREFLRGSIDGSANEEEKGLIQKAISLSKKGAENIQKGIKKTLEKTNLNNAPSIVSNSTTAETGSMFSNFPLFNSQSRENEPNSFFAFTTVLSYKNFPLFCLFFGVSILFLILSFFTLPMIVITPRQFGFFFTLSSICFVTSLAFLKGFSSLYYHLMEKNRLPFTAAYILSLLSTLYFTVIKPLYLLVR